One stretch of Roseimicrobium sp. ORNL1 DNA includes these proteins:
- a CDS encoding OsmC family protein, whose product MAVEINVTYEGGLRTRAIHGPSKTELVTDAPVDNMGKGESFSPTDLVATALAGCIATTIGIVAQRKGIEVTGMRVRTEKHMSTDSPRRIVRLPTTVWMPLPPDHSERALFENTAHGCPVHQSVRPEIDIPIEFVWEG is encoded by the coding sequence ATGGCAGTAGAAATCAATGTCACCTATGAAGGCGGCCTGCGCACCCGCGCCATCCACGGCCCCTCGAAGACGGAACTCGTCACGGATGCTCCCGTGGACAACATGGGGAAGGGCGAATCCTTCTCTCCCACCGATCTCGTGGCCACCGCATTGGCTGGTTGCATCGCCACCACCATCGGCATCGTGGCCCAGCGAAAGGGCATCGAGGTCACCGGCATGCGCGTGCGCACGGAGAAGCACATGAGCACGGACAGCCCGCGCCGCATCGTGCGCCTGCCCACCACGGTGTGGATGCCGCTGCCGCCGGATCATTCGGAGCGCGCGCTCTTCGAGAACACGGCCCACGGCTGCCCGGTGCACCAGAGCGTGCGTCCGGAGATCGACATCCCGATTGAGTTTGTGTGGGAGGGCTGA
- the argH gene encoding argininosuccinate lyase codes for MWKGRFQQPTSALVQRYGESVSFDWRLYEHDIRGSIAHSKALVKAGILTAEEQQGIEKGLLGIRADIEAGKFTWKQELEDVHMNIESELTRRIGAAGAKLHTARSRNDQVATDVRLYCRASVDQILRLIRSMQRSLVECAERNADAVMPGYTHLQRGQPVLFAHHLLAYVEMLDRDASRLADARKRLNVLPLGSGALAGSTIVLDRAFVAQELEFDGVTQNSMDAVSDRDFIAELLFDFALTGVHLSRLSEDVILWASAEFAFVSLSDAHTTGSSLMPQKKNPDVAELTRGKSGRLVGNLMGLLTTLKGLPMTYNRDLQEDKEPLFDSIETLGLALEVFAEMVSGMEVNRPKTIAATADPLLLATDLADYLVLKGVPFRHAHEVIGKLVAHCGQTGKTFLELSTADYRQFSEVFDDSVHDLLKVDVALAARKGAGAPSPQNVAARLSHWRNVLSE; via the coding sequence ATGTGGAAAGGCAGATTCCAGCAACCGACCAGTGCGCTCGTGCAGCGTTACGGAGAGTCCGTGTCCTTTGACTGGAGGCTGTACGAGCACGACATCCGAGGATCCATCGCGCACTCGAAGGCGCTGGTGAAGGCCGGCATCCTCACCGCCGAGGAGCAGCAGGGCATCGAAAAAGGCCTGTTGGGCATTCGCGCGGACATTGAAGCGGGCAAGTTCACCTGGAAACAGGAGCTTGAGGACGTGCACATGAACATCGAGTCCGAGCTCACCCGCCGTATCGGTGCGGCCGGAGCGAAGCTGCACACGGCCCGCAGCCGGAATGATCAGGTGGCCACAGATGTGCGCCTCTATTGCCGCGCCTCGGTGGACCAGATCTTGAGATTGATTCGTTCCATGCAGCGCTCGCTCGTGGAGTGCGCCGAGCGGAACGCTGATGCGGTGATGCCCGGGTACACGCACCTCCAGCGGGGACAGCCCGTGCTTTTTGCCCACCACCTGCTGGCGTATGTGGAGATGCTGGATCGCGATGCGAGCCGCCTCGCCGATGCGCGGAAGCGGTTGAATGTCCTGCCGCTCGGCTCCGGTGCCCTCGCAGGCAGCACCATCGTGCTGGACCGCGCTTTCGTAGCGCAGGAACTGGAGTTCGACGGGGTGACGCAGAACTCGATGGATGCTGTGAGCGATCGCGACTTCATCGCCGAGCTGCTCTTTGATTTCGCCCTCACCGGTGTGCATCTCTCGCGTCTCAGCGAGGATGTCATCCTCTGGGCGAGTGCGGAGTTCGCCTTCGTCTCCTTGAGCGACGCCCATACCACGGGCTCAAGCCTCATGCCGCAGAAGAAGAATCCGGATGTGGCGGAACTCACGCGCGGCAAGTCCGGTCGCCTCGTCGGCAATCTCATGGGCCTGCTCACCACGCTCAAGGGCCTGCCCATGACCTACAACCGCGACCTGCAGGAGGATAAGGAGCCGCTCTTTGACTCCATCGAAACCTTGGGTCTCGCGCTGGAAGTCTTCGCGGAAATGGTCAGCGGCATGGAGGTGAACCGGCCCAAGACCATCGCCGCCACGGCGGACCCGCTGCTGCTCGCGACCGACCTGGCAGATTACCTGGTGCTGAAGGGGGTTCCCTTCCGCCATGCGCACGAGGTCATAGGCAAGCTGGTGGCGCACTGTGGCCAGACTGGGAAGACCTTCCTGGAACTCAGCACGGCGGACTATCGCCAGTTCAGCGAGGTGTTTGATGATTCCGTCCACGACCTGCTGAAGGTGGATGTGGCGCTCGCGGCCCGGAAAGGCGCCGGTGCCCCCTCGCCGCAGAATGTGGCTGCACGCCTGAGCCACTGGAGAAACGTACTGTCGGAGTAG
- a CDS encoding N-formylglutamate amidohydrolase, with protein sequence MQRQTIVACVGGLLTLLAWGSQTSSLRAEEKAATGARKGETGYIEYWPGDLPVILSAPHGGRLTPSELPNRTTGRLQRDAFTVELATAMRTAMQRKYGAAPHLIVCHLARVKLDANREIKEAAQGNATAEKAWHEYHDFISEAEKSILQKYPKGLYLDIHGHSHDKQRVELGYLLGKDEIQWPPQRLNLPEVAARSSIRLLDQSSDEDFAGLLRGPSSLGGLLEQRGVACVPAPGAKVESADLYFNGGYNTETHGSMDGVGLDAIQLEVPRKFRNEKVDREALARALADALSPYFEKHFKMPLIQEKPAAPPASSSATSDLNQKPPSR encoded by the coding sequence ATGCAACGGCAGACTATTGTCGCCTGCGTCGGTGGCTTGCTGACGTTGTTGGCATGGGGTTCCCAGACGTCATCATTGCGTGCCGAGGAGAAGGCGGCAACTGGTGCGCGCAAAGGGGAAACCGGCTACATCGAGTACTGGCCGGGTGACCTGCCCGTGATTCTCTCCGCGCCGCACGGAGGTCGTCTCACACCCAGTGAACTACCCAATCGCACCACGGGGCGACTCCAGCGTGATGCTTTCACCGTGGAACTGGCCACCGCGATGCGCACCGCGATGCAGCGGAAATATGGCGCTGCCCCGCACCTGATTGTCTGCCATCTGGCACGTGTGAAACTGGATGCGAACCGCGAAATCAAAGAAGCAGCGCAGGGAAATGCCACGGCGGAAAAGGCATGGCATGAGTACCACGACTTCATCAGTGAAGCGGAGAAGAGTATCCTGCAAAAATATCCCAAGGGGCTGTATCTGGATATCCACGGGCACAGTCATGACAAGCAGCGCGTGGAGCTGGGCTATCTCCTCGGCAAGGATGAGATCCAGTGGCCACCGCAGCGGCTGAATCTTCCCGAGGTTGCAGCCCGCAGCAGCATCCGTTTGCTGGACCAGAGTTCAGACGAAGACTTTGCCGGCTTGCTGCGTGGACCGTCCAGCCTGGGAGGACTCCTGGAGCAGCGTGGCGTGGCGTGCGTTCCCGCGCCGGGCGCCAAGGTGGAGTCCGCGGATTTGTATTTCAACGGCGGCTATAACACGGAGACACACGGCTCGATGGACGGGGTGGGGCTGGATGCCATCCAGCTCGAAGTGCCGCGCAAATTCCGCAATGAGAAGGTCGATCGCGAAGCGCTGGCCCGCGCCCTGGCGGATGCCCTGAGCCCCTACTTTGAGAAGCACTTCAAGATGCCCTTGATACAGGAGAAGCCAGCGGCCCCGCCCGCGTCATCTTCTGCAACATCGGACTTGAATCAAAAGCCTCCCAGCCGTTGA
- a CDS encoding SDR family oxidoreductase, whose protein sequence is MSSRLQDKVVLVTGSCTGIGKAIAQRCVTEGARVIIHGLEKDLGEALVAELGKDKAVLHIEDLTAEGAAERLVQLSVFTFGKLDAVVNNAAMVSASNIHTTDLAFFRRMLEVNTLAPFSLIKVALPELRKVRGAVLNIGSVNAWSGEPNLFPYSVSKGALMTLTRNLGDTLMREDGVRVNQINPGWVLTENEAQRKREHGLADDWYTQVPKVYAPAGRILWPAEIAAAVVYWLADESGPISGQVVDLEQHPFIGRNPPKDATTIPTPAK, encoded by the coding sequence ATGTCTTCCCGTCTCCAAGATAAAGTTGTACTCGTCACCGGCAGCTGCACCGGCATCGGCAAGGCCATTGCACAGCGTTGCGTGACCGAAGGCGCCCGCGTCATCATCCACGGCCTGGAGAAGGACCTGGGTGAAGCACTCGTCGCAGAACTCGGCAAGGACAAGGCCGTGCTGCACATTGAGGATCTCACCGCTGAAGGCGCGGCAGAGCGCTTGGTGCAACTTTCCGTATTCACCTTTGGCAAGCTGGATGCTGTGGTGAACAACGCTGCGATGGTCTCCGCCTCGAACATCCACACCACGGACCTCGCTTTCTTCCGGCGCATGCTGGAGGTGAATACGCTGGCTCCCTTCTCCCTCATCAAGGTCGCGCTGCCGGAGCTTCGTAAAGTACGCGGTGCCGTGCTGAACATCGGCTCCGTGAATGCGTGGAGTGGCGAGCCTAACCTTTTTCCCTACAGCGTTTCCAAAGGCGCGCTCATGACCCTCACCCGCAACCTCGGCGATACACTGATGCGCGAAGACGGCGTACGAGTGAACCAGATCAATCCCGGCTGGGTGCTCACCGAAAACGAAGCCCAACGCAAACGCGAACACGGCCTCGCCGATGACTGGTACACCCAGGTGCCCAAGGTCTATGCGCCAGCTGGTCGAATCTTGTGGCCCGCGGAAATCGCCGCTGCCGTCGTGTACTGGCTCGCGGATGAAAGCGGCCCCATCAGCGGACAGGTGGTAGATCTTGAGCAGCATCCCTTCATCGGTCGCAATCCTCCCAAGGACGCGACCACCATCCCGACGCCCGCCAAGTAA
- a CDS encoding NUDIX hydrolase, translated as MTIPDFDICTFDDHDGWQKLPGRVVYGGRYVQVEECHFRTPARPGQDIPWTVAHRVPAVAVAAFTEDGKFVLVHQERLPVKRALWEFPAGQIDDGETRESIIATVLRELDEEAGVEALPGAEFTPLGWFFASQGFTSEHVYLFAVGPVRIVRAPQPVGGEHIGEVRLVTPDELRHLVASLIIQDALSLALFARLSARGMV; from the coding sequence GTGACCATCCCCGACTTCGACATCTGCACCTTTGACGACCACGACGGCTGGCAAAAGCTGCCGGGCAGGGTCGTCTATGGGGGGCGCTATGTGCAGGTGGAGGAGTGCCATTTCCGCACGCCGGCACGGCCGGGTCAGGACATCCCCTGGACCGTGGCACATCGTGTGCCTGCGGTCGCCGTGGCTGCCTTCACGGAGGATGGAAAGTTTGTCCTGGTGCACCAGGAGCGCCTGCCGGTGAAGCGGGCGTTGTGGGAGTTCCCCGCGGGCCAGATTGATGATGGCGAGACGCGGGAGAGCATCATTGCCACCGTCTTGCGCGAACTGGATGAGGAGGCCGGGGTGGAAGCACTCCCCGGCGCCGAGTTCACTCCGCTGGGATGGTTTTTTGCCTCGCAAGGATTCACCAGCGAGCACGTTTACCTTTTTGCCGTCGGCCCGGTGCGTATCGTCCGCGCCCCACAACCCGTCGGCGGGGAGCACATCGGCGAGGTCCGGCTGGTAACGCCGGATGAACTGCGCCACCTGGTGGCTTCCCTGATCATCCAGGACGCGCTATCGCTCGCCCTCTTTGCGCGCCTGTCGGCCCGCGGGATGGTGTGA
- a CDS encoding twin-arginine translocase subunit TatC, with the protein MFNWLFKKVVTFREKVAVDLGQGDDEKPFLDHLEDLRAMIVRMAVTLLLVTLVTFFFIEELMSIITYPLVLAGIADNVTLQNFKPTGGFMTAMNISLVAGVILSFPVLLYFLMQFVLPGLRNNEKKVLFPALGVGGGLFLIGVVFAYFVVTPRALTFFYEFSRDIGNTAHVKVQGSTPQSTQTQSGASIIPELKQGTRVTALTGDGKTIVFEVVEVRAPATEPGKEGTTTPGSAVAATAAAVAAAPAADAVAVAKSPAPFMWELTEYVKFICQFILIFGACFELPVVVMALVKLDVLNYKVMKTSRSWAAIIIAIAAAVITPTQDAMTLALLAVPMYVLYEICIWLAWWLEKRDRQLYPEYYKEQDADEKELEVSDEWDNENYNPWGGGDDGDEDDDEGPNSKPKPKPAAPAGESKPDAEATPEGESSTSTSSLSTTPSATEGSGEENAVSDTGYSPPESSLSSDRPAESAPVSEAKPAPEPEAEADHELSQDQDQGGKDSTESSTEDDDWSLKKDKPNDEPTADKRDTD; encoded by the coding sequence ATGTTCAACTGGCTCTTTAAGAAAGTCGTCACCTTCCGTGAGAAGGTGGCGGTGGACCTCGGCCAAGGCGACGACGAAAAACCGTTCCTGGATCACCTCGAAGACTTGCGCGCGATGATCGTGCGCATGGCGGTCACCCTGCTGCTGGTGACTCTGGTCACCTTCTTCTTCATCGAAGAGTTGATGTCCATCATCACCTATCCCCTGGTCCTGGCCGGGATTGCGGATAACGTGACGCTGCAGAACTTCAAACCCACGGGTGGCTTCATGACGGCGATGAATATCTCGCTGGTGGCCGGCGTGATCCTTTCGTTCCCGGTGCTGCTGTACTTCCTGATGCAGTTCGTTCTGCCGGGACTGCGGAACAATGAAAAGAAGGTACTCTTCCCCGCGCTGGGTGTCGGGGGCGGTCTCTTCCTCATTGGGGTGGTGTTTGCCTACTTCGTGGTCACCCCGCGGGCGCTCACGTTCTTCTATGAGTTCAGCCGCGATATTGGTAACACGGCGCATGTGAAGGTGCAGGGGTCTACACCTCAGTCGACCCAGACCCAGAGCGGAGCTTCCATCATTCCAGAACTCAAGCAGGGCACTCGTGTCACGGCGCTGACCGGGGATGGAAAGACCATCGTGTTCGAAGTGGTGGAAGTGCGCGCTCCTGCAACAGAGCCGGGCAAGGAAGGCACTACTACCCCGGGCAGTGCCGTGGCGGCAACTGCTGCGGCTGTGGCTGCGGCTCCTGCTGCGGATGCTGTCGCGGTGGCCAAGTCTCCGGCGCCCTTCATGTGGGAGCTCACGGAGTACGTGAAGTTCATCTGCCAGTTCATCCTCATCTTCGGCGCGTGCTTCGAGCTCCCCGTGGTGGTGATGGCTCTGGTGAAGCTGGATGTGCTGAACTACAAAGTGATGAAGACCTCCCGCTCGTGGGCGGCCATCATCATCGCCATTGCTGCGGCCGTCATCACGCCGACGCAGGACGCCATGACGCTCGCCCTTCTGGCCGTGCCGATGTACGTCCTGTACGAGATCTGCATCTGGCTCGCCTGGTGGCTGGAGAAGCGTGACCGCCAGCTCTATCCCGAGTACTACAAGGAACAGGATGCCGACGAGAAGGAACTCGAAGTTTCCGACGAGTGGGATAACGAAAACTACAACCCATGGGGTGGTGGTGACGACGGTGACGAGGACGACGACGAGGGCCCGAACTCCAAGCCGAAGCCCAAGCCGGCGGCTCCTGCCGGTGAATCGAAGCCGGATGCGGAAGCAACACCGGAAGGGGAGTCGTCGACGTCAACGTCTTCGCTCTCGACAACGCCGTCTGCCACCGAAGGCAGCGGCGAGGAGAACGCCGTCTCAGACACCGGCTACAGCCCGCCGGAATCGAGCCTTTCCAGTGACAGGCCGGCCGAATCTGCACCTGTGTCTGAAGCTAAACCTGCGCCCGAGCCTGAGGCTGAGGCTGACCATGAACTCAGTCAAGACCAAGACCAGGGCGGCAAGGATTCGACGGAGTCTTCAACCGAAGATGACGATTGGTCCCTGAAGAAGGACAAGCCAAACGACGAGCCAACCGCGGACAAGCGGGACACGGATTGA
- a CDS encoding sugar phosphate isomerase/epimerase family protein has product MPKLAAFPKAFMQALCKDGTMKVSEWIALASKLDIDGLEWYAGLLEMADESNWTRFRKEVEDTGKCIPMMCCSPDFTHPDAAFREKEIAKQKRWIDMTEVLGGSYCRVLSGQRRPELSMDEGVKLAADCIYACIPYAQERGITLILENHYKDDFWEYPEFAQKMDVFCKLVDAVHHSHFGVNYDPSNTYLAGEDPLELLYRVSKRVVTMHASDRYLIEGTIEDLRKEEGGALGYAKRLRHGEIGKGLNDYDAIFTELKRVGFDGWISIEDGVEGMDQLERSVTFLRKKMGQYWG; this is encoded by the coding sequence ATGCCAAAACTCGCCGCCTTCCCCAAAGCGTTCATGCAGGCTCTCTGCAAGGACGGCACCATGAAAGTCTCCGAATGGATCGCCCTCGCCTCCAAGCTCGATATCGATGGCCTCGAATGGTACGCAGGCTTGTTGGAGATGGCCGATGAATCCAACTGGACCCGCTTTCGCAAGGAAGTGGAAGACACGGGCAAGTGCATCCCCATGATGTGTTGCTCTCCGGACTTCACGCATCCTGATGCCGCTTTCCGTGAAAAGGAAATCGCCAAGCAGAAGCGTTGGATCGACATGACGGAGGTCCTCGGCGGTTCCTACTGCCGCGTGCTCAGCGGTCAACGCCGTCCAGAGCTCAGCATGGACGAGGGTGTGAAGCTCGCCGCCGATTGCATCTACGCCTGTATCCCCTATGCTCAGGAGCGCGGCATCACCCTCATCCTGGAGAACCACTACAAGGATGATTTCTGGGAGTACCCCGAGTTCGCCCAGAAGATGGACGTCTTCTGCAAACTGGTGGACGCCGTGCATCACTCCCACTTCGGAGTGAACTACGACCCCAGCAACACCTACCTCGCCGGCGAGGATCCTTTGGAACTCCTCTACCGCGTCTCCAAGCGCGTGGTCACCATGCATGCCAGCGATCGCTACCTCATCGAAGGCACCATCGAAGACCTCCGCAAGGAAGAAGGCGGCGCCCTCGGTTATGCCAAGCGCCTCCGCCACGGTGAAATCGGCAAGGGCCTCAACGACTACGACGCCATCTTCACCGAACTCAAGCGCGTGGGCTTCGACGGCTGGATCAGCATCGAAGACGGTGTGGAAGGCATGGACCAGCTTGAGCGCAGCGTGACATTCCTGCGCAAGAAGATGGGGCAGTATTGGGGGTAA
- a CDS encoding transcriptional repressor encodes MTETARQQIETFLSGKGLRRTKQRDVIVEAAFGTKEHFNAEELHEMARRIDRTISRATVYRTLALLVECGLLREVDLGRDQTYYDPNFLDKPEHNHLICLDCDRVVEFEDDHIALMEDCITRRLGFTPSSKTIRIAANCDQLARSGHCAYRDQKVAGTLPAHSHAHVHA; translated from the coding sequence ATGACCGAGACCGCCCGCCAGCAGATTGAAACTTTCCTTTCCGGCAAGGGCCTTCGCCGCACCAAACAGCGCGACGTGATCGTGGAAGCTGCGTTTGGCACGAAGGAACACTTCAATGCCGAGGAACTGCATGAGATGGCGCGCCGCATCGACCGCACGATCTCGCGTGCCACGGTGTATCGTACGCTGGCCCTGCTCGTGGAGTGTGGTCTCCTGCGTGAAGTGGATCTCGGGCGCGACCAGACCTACTACGATCCCAATTTCCTCGACAAACCGGAGCACAATCACCTCATCTGCCTCGACTGCGATCGCGTCGTGGAATTCGAGGATGACCACATCGCGCTCATGGAGGACTGCATCACCCGCCGTCTGGGTTTCACACCTTCCAGCAAGACCATCCGCATCGCGGCGAATTGCGACCAGCTCGCGCGTTCCGGCCACTGCGCCTATCGCGACCAGAAGGTAGCGGGCACCCTGCCAGCCCATTCGCACGCGCACGTGCACGCGTAA
- a CDS encoding Gfo/Idh/MocA family oxidoreductase: MNRRTLLTQGTAAGAAVALSSFNIVRGAEQPGKKLKVAVVALGRGMGHVSALLTLPDVEIAYLAEVDPKRLERGLKVVADKQQVSCQGVRDFRKILEDKSVDAVFIATPNFWHTPMALMAMQAGKHVYVEKPGSQNPREAEMIVEASKKYNRLVQMGNQRRTWMKDAIDALHGGAIGEAKFGRATYYNKRKAVGVPGELAASPDLDMDMWQGPVPDERDMKPFVHYDWHWLWHWGNGELGNNGIHTLDILRWGLKVNYPERITYLGNRYWFDDKQETPDTGTAVYDCGKVGFEWVQSSCHQRSAEKSIGEIVFYGDKGTMGISRDTWTTYDLAGAETGKGKSTAKGGDPAHIGNFLDAIRGNAKLNSPIDEGQKSTMLCHLGNIAYRTNTVVRCDPKTGKVLDNAGAEKLWGRPEYRKGWDVKV; this comes from the coding sequence ATGAATCGTCGCACTCTTCTCACTCAAGGCACGGCCGCAGGAGCCGCCGTGGCTCTTTCCTCATTCAATATTGTCCGGGGCGCTGAGCAGCCCGGAAAGAAACTGAAGGTCGCGGTCGTCGCGCTTGGGCGTGGCATGGGCCATGTGAGCGCCCTGCTCACGCTGCCGGACGTGGAGATCGCCTATCTCGCCGAGGTGGATCCGAAGCGCCTCGAGCGCGGGCTCAAGGTGGTGGCGGACAAGCAGCAGGTGTCCTGTCAGGGTGTGAGGGACTTCCGCAAGATCCTTGAGGATAAGTCGGTGGATGCGGTCTTCATTGCGACGCCGAACTTCTGGCACACGCCCATGGCACTCATGGCCATGCAGGCGGGCAAGCATGTGTACGTGGAAAAACCGGGCAGCCAGAATCCACGTGAGGCGGAGATGATTGTAGAAGCCTCCAAGAAGTACAACCGCCTCGTGCAAATGGGCAACCAGCGCCGCACGTGGATGAAGGACGCCATTGATGCGCTGCATGGCGGCGCCATCGGTGAGGCAAAGTTTGGCCGCGCTACGTATTACAACAAGCGTAAAGCCGTTGGCGTGCCGGGAGAACTCGCGGCCTCGCCGGATCTCGACATGGATATGTGGCAGGGACCGGTGCCGGATGAGCGCGACATGAAGCCCTTTGTGCACTATGACTGGCACTGGCTCTGGCATTGGGGCAACGGTGAACTCGGCAACAACGGCATCCACACGCTGGATATCCTGCGCTGGGGTCTGAAGGTGAACTACCCCGAGCGCATCACTTATCTCGGCAATCGTTACTGGTTCGACGACAAGCAGGAGACGCCTGACACCGGCACCGCTGTATATGACTGCGGCAAGGTGGGCTTCGAGTGGGTGCAGAGCAGTTGCCACCAGCGCTCCGCCGAGAAGAGCATCGGCGAAATCGTCTTCTATGGAGACAAGGGCACCATGGGCATCAGCCGCGACACATGGACCACCTACGATCTCGCCGGCGCGGAAACCGGCAAAGGAAAGTCCACCGCGAAGGGAGGAGATCCCGCGCACATCGGCAATTTCCTTGATGCCATCCGTGGCAACGCCAAGCTCAACTCACCCATCGACGAAGGCCAGAAGAGCACCATGCTCTGCCACCTGGGGAACATCGCCTACCGTACCAACACCGTCGTGCGCTGCGACCCGAAGACCGGCAAGGTCCTCGACAATGCCGGAGCTGAGAAGCTCTGGGGCAGGCCGGAGTACCGCAAGGGGTGGGATGTGAAGGTGTAG
- a CDS encoding FAD-dependent oxidoreductase, translating to MNTRRTFLTSSAAAAVAAPLLSAQSPDATAPKKNVREIETDVLVCGGGCAGTAAALSAARAGAKTLLVEKAPFAGGIITNVGLPYFDGISNIKDNRVVVKGIALELLAKTGVCKPDATHIKPHNPTIPNTFEFKVLLDRELQACGEKLKVLFNSVACDAESSGGRITSVTIANKDGLVRIRPKVVIDCTGDADVAAWAGAPTEQSAEVQPLTLHFRIGHVQPTKGISALCRTALLNAQQRGELPHFYGPGVGFTYGKDEVYIHGVRVPANPTDAADLTRAEMQGRADALAMFRAWKAEVPAFKDSYFLEAYPWIGVRESRRLLGQHVLNEDDIMKGRSFDDAIATGCWYLDLHPNKTTLGSANDFQPEKVQPAPYDIPYRSLLPQKIENLLVAGRCHSATRGAHASTRVTVTAMAMGEAAGCAAALALQSKAEVANLNGQKVREALTKQNAGPFTQA from the coding sequence ATGAACACGCGTCGCACCTTCCTCACCTCTTCCGCGGCTGCCGCGGTGGCCGCCCCCCTCTTGAGCGCGCAGTCGCCTGATGCGACGGCTCCAAAGAAGAACGTCCGCGAAATCGAAACCGACGTGCTCGTTTGCGGTGGCGGTTGCGCAGGCACGGCAGCAGCCCTGAGTGCAGCACGCGCCGGGGCGAAGACGCTGCTCGTGGAGAAGGCTCCGTTTGCGGGAGGCATCATCACGAACGTAGGGCTGCCCTACTTCGATGGCATCTCCAACATCAAGGACAACCGCGTGGTGGTGAAGGGCATCGCCTTGGAACTGCTCGCGAAGACCGGCGTGTGCAAGCCGGATGCCACGCACATCAAGCCGCACAATCCCACGATTCCAAACACCTTTGAGTTCAAGGTGCTGCTGGATCGTGAGCTCCAGGCCTGCGGTGAAAAGCTGAAGGTGCTCTTCAACTCCGTGGCGTGCGATGCGGAATCCTCCGGTGGCCGCATCACCTCGGTCACCATTGCCAACAAAGATGGCCTCGTGCGCATCCGCCCCAAGGTGGTCATCGATTGCACGGGTGATGCCGATGTGGCCGCCTGGGCCGGTGCTCCCACGGAACAAAGCGCCGAGGTGCAGCCGCTCACCCTGCATTTCCGCATCGGACACGTGCAACCCACCAAGGGCATCAGCGCCCTGTGCCGCACCGCATTGCTCAATGCCCAGCAGCGCGGTGAACTGCCGCACTTCTACGGCCCCGGAGTGGGCTTCACCTACGGCAAAGACGAGGTTTACATCCACGGCGTGCGCGTGCCCGCGAATCCCACGGATGCCGCGGATCTCACCCGTGCAGAAATGCAGGGCCGCGCCGATGCGCTGGCGATGTTCCGCGCCTGGAAAGCGGAGGTGCCTGCCTTCAAGGACTCCTACTTCCTCGAAGCCTATCCGTGGATTGGTGTGCGTGAATCCCGACGTCTCCTCGGCCAGCATGTGCTCAATGAGGATGACATCATGAAGGGGCGTTCCTTCGACGACGCCATCGCCACCGGCTGCTGGTATCTGGACCTGCATCCCAACAAGACCACGCTGGGCAGTGCCAATGACTTCCAGCCGGAGAAGGTGCAGCCTGCGCCATACGACATCCCCTATCGATCACTGCTGCCGCAGAAGATCGAAAACCTCCTGGTCGCCGGCCGTTGCCACTCCGCCACCCGTGGCGCTCATGCCTCCACGCGCGTGACCGTCACCGCCATGGCCATGGGCGAAGCTGCCGGATGTGCCGCAGCATTGGCCCTGCAATCAAAAGCCGAAGTGGCCAACTTAAACGGACAGAAGGTCCGTGAGGCGCTCACCAAGCAGAATGCCGGCCCTTTCACGCAGGCCTGA